From a region of the Tiliqua scincoides isolate rTilSci1 chromosome 4, rTilSci1.hap2, whole genome shotgun sequence genome:
- the RPE65 gene encoding retinoid isomerohydrolase: MTEKRVVITEFGTYAYPDPCKNIFSRFFSYFQGVEVTDNALVNVYPVGEDFYACTETNFITKINPENLETIKKVDVSKYVSVNGVTAHPHIENDGTVYNIGNCFGKNFSLAYNIVRIPPLKADKKDPMTKCEVVVQFPCSDRFKPSYVHSFGLTPNYIVFVETPVKINLLKFLSSWSLWGANYMDCFESNEKMGVWMHVADKKKGKYLNIKYRTSPFNLFHHINTYEDNGFLVVDLCTWKGYEFVYNYLYLANLRENWEEVKKNAQKAPQPEVRRYVLPLNIEKADTGKNLITLANTTATAILHSDETIWLEPEVIFSGPRQAFEFPQINYTKYSGKPYTYAYGLGLNHFVPDRLCKMNVKTKETWVWQEPDAYPSEPIFVSHPDALEEDDGVVLSIVISPGSGPKPAYLLILSAKDMSEVARAEVETNIPVTFHGLFKRA; encoded by the exons ATGACTGAGAAAAGAGTTGTAATAACAGAATTTGGCACCTATGCTTACCCAGATCCATGCAAGAACATATTTTCCAG GTTTTTTTCATACTTTCAAGGTGTGGAGGTCACTGACAATGCCCTGGTGAACGTGTACCCTGTGGGTGAAGATTTTTATGCTTGTACTGAGACCAACTTCATAACAAAAATTAACCCAGAGAATCTGGAAACAATTAAGAAG GTGGATGTCAGCAAATATGTTTCAGTCAATGGGGTAACAGCACATCCTCACATTGAAAATGATGGGACAGTTTACAATATCGGCAATTGCTTTGGAAAGAATTTTTCACTTGCCTACAATATTGTGCGGATACCTCCCctcaaagcag ACAAAAAAGATCCAATGACCAAATGTGAGGTGGTGGTTCAGTTTCCTTGCAGTGACAGGTTCAAGCCATCTTATGTTCACAG CTTTGGGCTGACTCCAAATTACATCGTGTTTGTGGAAACCCCTGTGAAAATTAACTTGCTCAAGTTTCTTTCTTCCTGGAGTCTTTGGGGAGCCAACTACATGGACTGCTTTGAGTCTAATGAAAAAATGGGG gttTGGATGCATGTAGCTGACAAGAAAAAAGGGAAGTACCTCAACATCAAATACAGGACTTCACCTTTTAACCTCTTTCATCATATTAATACCTATGAAGATAATGGATTTCTGGTTGTGGATCTTTGCACATGGAAGGG ATATGAGTTTGTTTACAATTACTTATATTTAGCCAATTTACGGGAGAACTGGGAAGAAgtgaaaaaaaatgcacaaaaagcTCCTCAGCCTGAAGTTCGGCGCTATGTCCTTCCACTAAATATTGAGAAG GCTGACACCGGCAAAAACTTGATCACATTGGCTAATACAACGGCTACTGCCATTTTGCACAGTGATGAAACTATTTGGCTGGAGCCGGAAGTTATTTTTTCAGGGCCCCGTCAAG CTTTTGAGTTTCCACAAATAAATTATACAAAGTATTCTGGGAAACCCTACACATATGCATATGGCCTTGGACTGAATCACTTTGTTCCAGACAGG CTTTGTAAGATGAATGTTAAAACCAAAGAGACATGGGTGTGGCAAGAACCTGATGCATACCCCTCTGAACCAATATTTGTTTCTCATCCAGATGCCCTGGAAGAAGATGATG GTGTTGTCCTGAGCATTGTCATTAGCCCTGGCAGTGGACCAAAGCCTGCCTACCTTTTGATCTTGAGTGCAAAGGACATGAGTGAAGTTGCCAGGGCAGAAGtggaaacaaacattccagtTACTTTCCATGGCCTGTTCAAAAGAGCATGA